A segment of the Solanum lycopersicum chromosome 9, SLM_r2.1 genome:
aGCATTGGTCAAATCTCAAAGGTGAAACATCCTTTTCATTATTAAGCTAACAGTACTTGTTGCCCTCTTTTTTGTCTTAAAAGTTGTCAAGCTAActaatcaacactattctggtatttaaatcatcttttttcaaaaataaaaattatttggtaTCCAATATTTACGTTAGTTTAggcaaattaaataaaaaagcgCATTATTGAGTCAAATCTCGTTATTATTATActattaacttaaggttaatgtacaaactcataaattttaattttaaatccgCAAATGATAAAAACTACATATGGAAAGGGCATATACTATCACACTCGTTAGGGTTTGATCGTTCTCTGAATTTACGTAAATACAAAATACTTTACGCatcaataacaatttttttttttgcatagtTAATTAACCCCACGACTCACTGAAAAAGTACTGTTAATTaggaaaacaaaaagaatgtAAGTAAGTTGAAGCttggaataaaatttaaaagccAATAAATAAACAGTACTAccaattaatgattttattattttttaaagaatttaaatttatatgcaTGCTGGTCCTGTACGTACACTGCAGTGTCATTaccgtatatatatatataattgaaatatatatataatacttttttattactataagTGAGAGTCAGTATATTAATTCCACTGTTGTAAGTTTGAGTAACAAAAGGTCAAAAAAGCAGAATCCAAAGCACTGTTCTAACCTAATCTAAACCCTACTGCTATAAAGCAAACTAACCCTACTTTTGAATAAGACACGAGCTCGTCTGGTAGAacgtataaaaataatattgaatgtAATATATGTACACGAGGTCATTCGGTAAGaatgtataaaaatagttttacgAAGATATTAATTAgctaatattaatattatattgaaatcgaaatttaagattcaaaatatgaataagtGAACATACTAATTAGTCGAAAGGGATTTGTTATTTACTATataagtatgaaaaataatttaaatcatatataaatagaataattttctattgaAGGGAAATAGATGAATACTTAAAACTAATCTAGCTCCGCTTATATACATACAACGATTACAAAAGCATTCTAGTGTTACTATATATACTATGTATTTTTATGACTTCTATAAGTATCCACCATTTAGGTTGTGACGGATGAATAAGATGTTCAACTCTTAAATAGCGAATTTGGATTTAAGCTTGATAATGAAGAAAATTTTGTTATAGAATAATGTTGAACGAATTTATATTAGTGGACCCGCCAAAATAATGGTCCAGACATCGgatgaggaaaaaaaaagaagaaaacctTATGTATGTGTTCATTTATATGCATTCGCCACCGAGAGTTTTCTCTTTAACGAACCTTACTTGATGCGAATTTGTACTAATCGAAGTTCAAAAACAGACGTTGAATACcagatgaaaaataaaacatatcttACATATTTTTCCATAGtatataaatattgttattttttcaaattactaATCCCATAAAATATTAGGTGATTTCTCTCAGTTGTATAATCTTAACAGACAGAGTTACATATTACTTCTTGCTTATAGGTTAGAGATCACAAATATATCGTAAAACAAGTAAAGATACACGTAAACTGACTCAGATACCAcgattcttaaaaaaaatagtttaaactATAGTAGTGATTTTGTGTTCTCGTGACCTTTCCACTCTTATCTGTCCTTTCTTCACTTTGGATCAAATTTGTCCCAAAAACACCCTTTCACCTTACACTATTTTTTCCTGTATATCAAACAAAATATCTTTataatctttttattatattactcCAATATCTTTTATAAATCATTACACATATAAAAGAGTGACTAAAGCTTTACAACTCCatcaaaaaaaagagagaaaaaattggTTCCATTTTTTCCAGTACTACTCCTTTtttatactcaaattcaaaccTTTTTTCTCTAGAAAAACACAATCCAAATCAAACTCCGCCGCCCCctccccccaaaaaaataaataaattctttcatctttttaaaatatatacagAGTTTGAACTAAAATTACTGGATTTCAAATGAGTGACTAACTCATAAGATTTGATTTGTTGAAATGGAAGATCAATATGGAATGGCAGATCTAAGACAATATATGAACGGTGGGCGTTCGATTTTCGGTTCGATCCAACAAGTACCACCAGAACTATTACCTGCTACTTCTCACCAGCAGCAACAACACGGGAATCTCGGGCCGGGCCATCACCACTATGACATGGTGATGGGACTGGCCCAAGTTCCTTCGTCTTCATCTGGTCACGGGCTTACTACTCCacatcatcaccaccaccaccagcaTCATCAACATGAGTTCCTTACGGACTCGAGTACTCCTGTAGCTGTAGCTGCTACAGCTACAGGAGCTACTACTACGAGTGCCGGATTTAGTGGGATGGATCAGATGGAgactggtggtggtggtggtggagacGGAAGCGGGCGGTGGCCCAGACAAGAAACACTTACACTACTTGAAATCAGATCAAGATTGGATCCAAAGTTCAAAGAAGCTAATCAAAAAGGACCCTTATGGGATGAAGTTTCAAGGtaccatataattaaaaaaaaaatatatacacacaaaacctaatatgattattattattttgtgtgtTTTTTGTTCACTTGTGTCATTAAATTGGAACGATACAAATTAGTATGATACAAATTAAATCTAGATATGGTTCAaaatttctttctaaaataatttcttcttaTGTTCttgatatatatgatatttttaatttaatcctagtattttttttaattttacgtataaatacaaaaaatagtaGATAAAAAAACTATTCCTATTTTAGTTAtagtgaagaatttttttttccaaaaatcttACTCTTAAAtatgttcttattttttaaaattttaattttttcaatccttttattttttctccaaCAAAAACATTATTATTCACTTGTTCTTGTAAAAGAATTTCCTACAAATTGTTATTTTGAGTTATTTACGCTTATGTTGTTCCGACTCttcaaaaacatatatcaaCAGTTACATGTTACTATTTCTAGAGGATCCAATACAGGTGGTGGTGcaacaatatttttgaagagtcggAACAACATAGATTTCGAAAAATCTATTCATATTTTTGTGTACACTGTGGaaatgaaaaaggaaacaaTTGAGTTTTCTAGAGAAAAAGCAGCACTTTTAAGCAAAAACTCATACAGTAAATAAGTTGCCAATTTTGTGTTAGAAAATGACACTACATTGAAGTTCAGTTAGAGAATCAGGtgttattttcatctttattaaTACATCACAtaccctttttttttaacttcattttaccTAGATCAAAATTCCTTTTTGCTTGtaattaactatatatatgtattatatattcCAAATAGGGGTTTTGTATAGTTTCTATCTTTaggaaaaatatcaatatttcatCACGTGACACATTGAATCATTTGTGGAATCAAAATAAGGGTTAAGTCAAAGAAATATGAGAAAATCTTTCTGTCGATCCATAATTTGTTAGAATTACTGTTTTTACCTTCCTTCCAGAGTAATCGTAAATTTTTCACTATTCCTTTCATGTAAATACAATTCGAGAtgagaattttcaaaaaaattaaacttattttcctttataacgactcaatttcaaataagttaGTAATTGTAGTTTCCCATTTCTTATCGGCTTATGAATATGGTTTTGATGATCCTTTTCTTTGATGTCAGAAGTCATTTTgatataagattttattttctttcgtCTTAAAAcccttatatatatatcttactTAAATCATGTCACTCCATTTAAACTTTTGTTCAACCTTCTTACTACTAAATAAATTTCACATTAACTAATTATTTTCTCTTAATTATTGTAGGATTATGTCTGAGGAACATGGATACCAAAGGACTGGAAAAAAATGTAGAGAGAAATTTGAGAACTTGTATAAGTACTACAAGAAAACTAAAGAGGGTAAAGCTGGAAGACAAGATGGTAAACACTATCGATTTTTTCGACAACTTGAAGCTTTATATGGTGAAACAAGCAATAATATTTCATCTACCTCAACGGATATTCTTCAtcagggaagtcattttccttataATTCCGTTAACAACATGAGTCAAGATCCTCATAATTTTCACCACCATCAAGCTTCTAAGCTATCCGATAGCATGAGCTTATCAAATTCATCTGAACTCAATACGTCTTCCTCAGATGATAGTGATCATCATGATAAGAAGAAGAGGAGGGGGAAGAGGAGTTTAAAGGCGAAGATTAAAGATTTCATTGATGGACAAATGAGGAAGTTGATGGAGAAGCAAGAAGAATGGATggagaaaatgatgaaaatgattGAACATAAAGAACAAGAAAGGATATTGAGAGAAGAAGAATGGAGGAAGCAAGAAACGATTCGTATTGAAAAGGAACATAATTTTTGGGCTAATGAGAGGGCATGGATAGAAACACGCGATGCTGCTTTAATGGAGGCTGTGAACAAGCTAAGTGGTAAAGATTTGAAGAGTACTAGTAGTAATCCACGTAGCCTTGATGAAGAAATGGTTGAAATTCATAACAGAAACGGAGATGTAACAGACAGTCTGAAAGATGATGTTGACCAGCACTGGCCTGATAGTGAAATCACTAGGTTAATACAACTTAGGACTAGCATGGAATCAAGATTTCAACAATTGGGAATTTCATCATCAATAAATGATCATGATCATGATCATGATCATGATAATGATCATAGTAATAATCATGATCATGTATTATGGGAAGAGATTAGTGCAAAAATGTCCATTTTGGGGTATGATAAAAGTGCTACAATGTGCAAGAAAAGATGGGGTAGCATTAATAGTTACCTAATGAAGTgcaacaagaaaagaaaagatcaaAATTCAACAAGTTTGTTATGTTACAATAGTAATGTACAAATCAACAATCAATATTATGAAGCTGATGGATCATCATGTTTTAGGTACTTAATGGGAGATCATCATCAAAACTTATGAGAAAATTATGAATTGAAACTAAAGCAAGGGTGCTGGTGATGGTGCTGGCGATGGTGGTGACGATAATTGATGATGTGTCACAACAAGTACAACAAGACAatttgtaagttttttttttcttaaaaaaaagaataaagattGGTTTGACATGAAGTTATTTGTCTTGGGTTGCTAACTGTTTTATGAAACATATAATTGATTTGAAGTTAACTTTGTCCTAGCTAGGAGGTTGATCAATTTGGCTAcctaattttactatttttatgagatgttctatttatattttgtatttaaattaagtaATGGATTGATGTGGTAATTATTCTCTTCAATTTGCTAATTTTCTTGAAgtgttttgattattttttgcaaTACAATGTTATCCTTTCTTAATTTGGAGGTATTTCACatgtgaaatttgaaattttaggaGTCGAGTAGTGGTCTGTGGATTATTTaatattgcattattttatAGGGCGTTGGGGATCAGAAATAGTTGGTGATAAGAATGTATttgatataaagaaaaatattaaatgagaaaaagaaaTACTCTTTTCGCTTatattattcttcatttttctatttgaaatacaagattttgaaatttaGTGTGCTGGATGGTAACAAAATTTTTATCTGATAAATATATTGCGGAAAATATTATTCATCTTATCAAACATGTTGTAAGGGTTTGATTATCTTTGCAATACAATGTTATTCTTTCTTAATTTGGAGGTGTTTCATTTGTGgaatttgacattttaaaagTTCGATTGGATGTTGAAGAAGGGAAATAATAGGTGACTAAGGGTGTATTtgatatgaagaaaaatattaaatagagaaatattttctattatatagtTCTTCAATattctatttaaaatataaaatattgaaattttaaagcGTTGGATGGTAACAaagttttaatttgaaaaatgttttctattaaatatttttggtcATATTGAACATGTCCTAAGTTAGCCGTTTTTAGAATAATGTTTACTTTTTATAAATAGGGAGATATGTTAAAACAAGTATAACCATTAGCTCTTTGGTTggtaatatttcttttcaattatgaacgtttttattatttaaaagatGATCTAATATTAAATTCGAAAGACGTGATTTTCAGTAAGCATCTAAAAAGAGTTGAGTTTGTCTCATAAAACCACGTGAATTCGGACTGTTTTCAACAtcgaatatataaaaaaaaaacattttaggaTATTGTAGCAAATGATTTcgtttttgtaaaaaaaaaaaatctattttagtaattaattcaaaaatatattctttaatcaacttttcattcataaaaaagatgatgtgattatattcCACTCAAGTAATTTTACTAtacttttcttattttgtcTGCCATTAACTGATGCGAATAGTAAAATAACAGCTCATAAAAGgatatttaaatgaattttataacattttatgaTCCTCAAATAAGCACTATATGAGTAATCTATTATAAATTTTGTACTTAGAGAATTTTcaagattataataataatgtagatACATAGAATATAGACACCATCCTACAAATGTTACATTGTGGTACTTGAAGAATAGCATAGCCTTAAACACAATGTGTAggaataatttcaaattatatcttAAACATGAAGGaccttaatttcttttaattaaattgaaatcaTCATTGTTGAAGGAcaatatttcattaataaaatgaaatttttggcAGGCAAACTAATCCACATTCATAACGTAGATTACTGTTTAACTCAGTAGACCTGTCATACTTGTCTTATCTTGTCTGCCACTAACTATTAAAACACGATATTTTATCTTGAAATAAGTTATTCCCCCTCAAAATTGCATCTTAGGATAACCCTccacccaccccacccccacccccacccccaacaacCTTTTTAGTAGCTTAGCGCTATGTAagattttatttctcaaataatgCACTAAATATATGCAATAACAAGAATCATTAAAAGTTTAATTCTCAAAATATGCAGAAAAATTGAGACTTTAATGCAATTAATTAATGAGCTCTCTGAACTTGTCTTGATTATATAGCTCCAACCACTACCACTGGCAAAAACCATTTGAATTAAATAAgacttgattttcatttttttttcctatCAATATGCTAAATCCCAAAGCCAATTGTTATATATTTGGATCAACCAAAGggaagaaaaaattgttatttaggAAAAAGATTAGTTATATAAAgcttttgtaatttatttcttgtttttatgTTCAATTGTAAGTGAATTGTTTAAATTCTGCTTCCATGAGCTTGATCAGATTGTTAATTTCgagtttaaattatatataaaaaaagacttATGACTTATGATagattatttatttagaaattcactatatatatatatatatatataaaataaactgtGAATCAAGTAACATAAATAGCTTGTGAGTGTGGTGATAAATTTTGAGACATCAAATTCACTATAGATAAATAACatgatatttattatatttatgtatatataatgaacattgaatttatttgatcaatatgtttatttctttttattttaaattctttaagtggtaattttaatcttttttattgtttgatagttaaaaaaatatttcactatGGTATGTTATGTGTTCTATTATAATGTTAAAGAGTACTGAAACACTTGAAATAGCAAAGgtgatatattgattttttttcagaagtattctctaaatatttcttgtttcgtatattgtattattatctTTCAGTTCTCTCTAGTTTTTAATTCCAACATCAATATACTCGGTGTATATCAGCTTTTGGAATTAAAAGATAGCGTATATGTAATTTGACCTCTAGCTACATAGATATAGATGTTACTTTCGATAGACAATcgatttaaataaaacatatcaaaacgataaaaaaaaagaatataataatataaaagtcATGATGATAGAACTCTTAAAGAAAACTTAAGATAATGTTTAACATAAGATACAAATCTAAataatctttaattaaaaattaaaaaaaaattcttattattCAATAGTAACcctttttttttcagaatttaaaaaagaaaaaaaatatatttttttatataaaaaaataataataatcttgtGATGTATGATGAGGGAATTTGATATGACTAGTAACTGAGATCACAAAGCTATGTACTTGTTTGGTTTTCACTTCAAATATCCTAATTTAGAAAATCTGACCATGTATTTTACTTAAAAGTATGTTCTCTTTATAACTAAGAATGGTAATAACACAAATTTTTTCagactttattatattttcagagattgttggaaaaataaatattaatattattagcatattatatatatatatgcttcaaTAAATGTACTGTTCAACAACAAGTAACACAGGTTGATGACGTTTTATGACATAAAAAGCTTTTTAAGTAATTTTCTGAAATTATCAAATGACAACTTAATAATTAGTTGACCAACCCTTCCAACAACTACAATGCATAAATGTAATTTCAAAAGTATCGAGAGAATAAAGTGTATCGAGAGAATAAAGTGtatgtaaattatatatttaattcgTGAAGGTAGATAGATTCTTAATTTTTAAGTTTGTCAATTAAAAATAGTTTGATATGATGATATCGATTATTACAGACATAGAttagtaa
Coding sequences within it:
- the LOC101267050 gene encoding trihelix transcription factor PTL, with the translated sequence MEDQYGMADLRQYMNGGRSIFGSIQQVPPELLPATSHQQQQHGNLGPGHHHYDMVMGLAQVPSSSSGHGLTTPHHHHHHQHHQHEFLTDSSTPVAVAATATGATTTSAGFSGMDQMETGGGGGGDGSGRWPRQETLTLLEIRSRLDPKFKEANQKGPLWDEVSRIMSEEHGYQRTGKKCREKFENLYKYYKKTKEGKAGRQDGKHYRFFRQLEALYGETSNNISSTSTDILHQGSHFPYNSVNNMSQDPHNFHHHQASKLSDSMSLSNSSELNTSSSDDSDHHDKKKRRGKRSLKAKIKDFIDGQMRKLMEKQEEWMEKMMKMIEHKEQERILREEEWRKQETIRIEKEHNFWANERAWIETRDAALMEAVNKLSGKDLKSTSSNPRSLDEEMVEIHNRNGDVTDSLKDDVDQHWPDSEITRLIQLRTSMESRFQQLGISSSINDHDHDHDHDNDHSNNHDHVLWEEISAKMSILGYDKSATMCKKRWGSINSYLMKCNKKRKDQNSTSLLCYNSNVQINNQYYEADGSSCFRYLMGDHHQNL